In Microbacterium cremeum, a genomic segment contains:
- a CDS encoding class II 3-deoxy-7-phosphoheptulonate synthase, translating to MLQQLDALDHWRNLPIKQQPQWPDVDAVAAVSEELATLPPLVFAGEVDNLRDRLARAASGNAFLLQGGDCAETFAGATAEQIRNRIKTVLQMAVVLTYGASMPVVKMGRMAGQFAKPRSSDTETRGDVTLPAYRGDIVNGYDFTEGSRQADPQRLLKGYHTAASTINLIRAFTQGGFADLREVHSWNKGFAQNPANQAYERMASEIDRAIRFMEAAGADFDELKRVEFYTGHEGLLMDYERPMTRIDSRTNTPYNTSAHFLWVGERTRELDGAHVDYFSKIRNPIGVKLGPTTSPETALALIDKLDPNREPGRLTFITRMGAGKIRDALPPLLEAVRDSGATPLWVTDPMHGNGITTPTGYKTRRFDDVVDEVRGFFEAHRAVGTFPGGIHVELTGDDVTECLGGSEQIDEATLATRYESLCDPRLNHMQSLELAFLVAEELEKR from the coding sequence ATGCTTCAACAGCTCGACGCTCTCGACCACTGGCGGAACCTGCCCATCAAGCAGCAGCCGCAGTGGCCCGACGTCGACGCGGTGGCGGCGGTGTCGGAAGAGCTCGCGACGCTGCCCCCGCTGGTCTTCGCCGGCGAGGTCGACAACCTTCGCGACCGGCTTGCGCGCGCGGCTTCCGGCAACGCGTTCCTGCTGCAGGGCGGCGACTGCGCCGAGACCTTCGCGGGCGCGACCGCCGAGCAGATCCGCAACCGCATCAAGACCGTCCTGCAGATGGCCGTCGTGCTCACCTACGGCGCCTCGATGCCCGTCGTGAAGATGGGACGCATGGCGGGCCAGTTCGCCAAGCCCCGCTCGAGCGACACCGAGACCCGCGGCGATGTCACGCTGCCCGCGTACCGCGGCGACATCGTCAACGGCTACGACTTCACCGAGGGATCGCGTCAGGCGGACCCGCAGCGGCTGCTGAAGGGGTACCACACCGCCGCGTCGACCATCAATCTGATCCGCGCGTTCACCCAGGGCGGCTTCGCCGACCTCCGCGAAGTCCACTCGTGGAACAAGGGCTTCGCGCAGAACCCGGCGAACCAGGCGTACGAGCGCATGGCGTCCGAGATCGACCGCGCGATCCGCTTCATGGAGGCCGCCGGCGCCGACTTCGATGAGCTCAAGCGCGTCGAGTTCTACACCGGTCACGAGGGCCTGCTCATGGATTACGAGCGGCCCATGACGCGCATCGACTCCCGGACGAACACGCCGTACAACACGTCGGCGCACTTCCTGTGGGTCGGCGAGCGCACGCGTGAGCTGGACGGCGCGCACGTCGACTACTTCTCGAAGATCCGCAACCCCATCGGGGTCAAGCTCGGGCCGACGACATCGCCCGAGACGGCGCTCGCGCTCATCGACAAGCTCGACCCGAACCGCGAGCCCGGCCGCCTCACGTTCATCACGCGCATGGGCGCCGGCAAGATCCGCGACGCGCTGCCGCCGCTGCTCGAGGCCGTGCGCGACTCGGGCGCCACCCCGCTGTGGGTCACCGACCCCATGCACGGCAACGGCATCACGACGCCGACCGGCTACAAGACGCGTCGCTTCGACGACGTCGTCGACGAGGTGCGCGGCTTCTTCGAGGCGCACCGGGCCGTGGGCACGTTCCCGGGCGGCATCCACGTCGAGCTCACGGGCGACGACGTCACCGAGTGCCTCGGCGGGTCCGAGCAGATCGACGAGGCCACCCTCGCGACGCGCTACGAGTCGCTGTGCGACCCGCGCCTGAACCACATGCAGTCGCTCGAACTGGCGTTCCTGGTGGCGGAAGAACTCGAGAAGCGCTGA
- a CDS encoding lysophospholipid acyltransferase family protein, which yields MFYWLMKYVVIGPIVKAIWRPWIVGRRNVPAEGAAILASNHLSFVDSIFLPLMIDRPVAFLAKSDYFTGKGLKGWATRMFFKATGQIPIDRSGGKASEASLNTGLQVLGRGDLLGIYPEGTRSPDGKLYRGRTGIARMALEAHVPVVPVVMVDTDTMMPIGTRVPRIARVGVVIGEPLDFSRFEGMEGDRYILRSVTDEIMVALQRLGEQEYEDVYASTVKDRLTVKSR from the coding sequence ATGTTCTACTGGCTGATGAAGTACGTGGTGATCGGACCGATCGTGAAGGCGATCTGGCGCCCGTGGATCGTCGGCCGCCGCAACGTCCCGGCCGAGGGCGCCGCGATCCTCGCGAGCAACCACCTGTCGTTCGTCGACTCGATCTTCCTGCCCCTCATGATCGACCGTCCCGTGGCGTTCCTCGCCAAGAGCGACTACTTCACCGGCAAGGGCCTCAAGGGCTGGGCGACGCGCATGTTCTTCAAGGCCACGGGGCAGATCCCCATCGACCGCTCCGGCGGCAAGGCGTCCGAGGCATCCCTCAACACCGGTCTGCAGGTGCTCGGCCGCGGCGACCTGCTCGGCATCTATCCCGAGGGAACCCGCAGCCCCGACGGGAAGCTGTACCGCGGACGGACCGGCATCGCCCGCATGGCGCTGGAGGCCCATGTGCCCGTCGTGCCGGTGGTGATGGTCGACACCGACACCATGATGCCGATCGGCACCCGCGTGCCGCGCATCGCGCGCGTCGGCGTCGTCATCGGGGAGCCGCTGGACTTCTCGCGCTTCGAAGGCATGGAGGGCGACCGCTACATCCTCCGCTCGGTCACCGACGAGATCATGGTCGCGCTGCAGCGACTGGGGGAGCAGGAGTACGAGGACGTCTACGCCTCGACCGTCAAGGACAGGCTGACCGTGAAGTCGCGCTGA
- a CDS encoding ROK family glucokinase, with product MLKVGIDIGGTKIAGGVVDSDGRIVEKVRVDTPADTGALAAAVIDMARHFRATHDVAAVGVAAAGFIDRDRATVIHAPNIAWHNEPLKARLEAGIGLPVAIENDANAAGWAEYRFGAGRGVGHMVMLTMGTGVGGAIVLDGELFRGGHGIAAELGHMRFVRGGLLCGCGQSGCLEQYASGRALQREANEIADAGGIGVALAQLRAENGTISGPAVSRLVLAGDPGATEALRRVATALGEACGGFQAVLDPELFVIGGGVAQLGEDLLAPVRLAYETSLPGYGDRPVAGFAIAQLVNDAGLIGAADLAAAEG from the coding sequence GTGCTCAAGGTCGGCATCGACATCGGCGGGACGAAGATCGCGGGAGGCGTGGTCGACTCCGACGGGCGCATCGTCGAGAAGGTCCGCGTCGACACGCCTGCCGACACCGGCGCTCTCGCCGCCGCGGTGATCGACATGGCACGCCACTTCCGCGCCACCCACGATGTCGCCGCCGTCGGGGTCGCCGCGGCCGGTTTCATCGACCGGGACCGTGCGACCGTCATCCACGCCCCCAACATCGCGTGGCACAACGAGCCGCTCAAAGCGCGACTGGAGGCGGGCATCGGACTGCCGGTCGCGATCGAGAACGACGCGAACGCCGCGGGCTGGGCCGAGTACCGGTTCGGCGCAGGGCGCGGCGTCGGCCACATGGTGATGCTCACGATGGGCACCGGCGTCGGCGGCGCGATCGTCCTCGACGGCGAGCTGTTCCGCGGCGGGCACGGCATCGCCGCCGAGCTCGGCCACATGCGCTTCGTCCGCGGCGGGCTGCTGTGCGGTTGCGGGCAGAGCGGATGCCTCGAGCAGTACGCCTCCGGCCGGGCCCTGCAGCGGGAGGCGAACGAGATCGCCGACGCGGGCGGCATCGGCGTGGCTCTCGCGCAGCTGCGCGCCGAGAACGGGACCATCTCCGGCCCCGCCGTGTCGCGACTCGTGCTGGCAGGCGATCCGGGGGCGACCGAGGCGCTCCGCCGCGTCGCCACCGCGCTCGGCGAGGCCTGCGGCGGATTCCAGGCCGTGCTCGACCCCGAGCTGTTCGTGATCGGCGGCGGGGTCGCCCAGCTGGGCGAGGACCTGCTCGCGCCGGTGCGCCTGGCCTACGAGACGTCGCTGCCCGGGTACGGCGACCGGCCGGTCGCAGGATTCGCGATCGCGCAGCTCGTCAACGACGCGGGCCTCATCGGCGCCGCCGACCTCGCCGCTGCGGAGGGATAG
- a CDS encoding AMP-dependent synthetase/ligase yields the protein MIQFEVPAIVPADPQANITDLLVERVKQTPDLALFSVPDGEGWRDITAAEFQKQVVALAKGFAAAGIEPGDKVGFIARTTYDWTLVDFALFYAGAVMVPIYETSSPAQISWNLSDSGAIAVITESPDHTARVAEVRGELPLIRSAWEMHSGDLDKLVAEGASVSDDEIERRRNIAVGADIATLIYTSGSTGRPKGCVLTHSNFVELSRNSAKALHEVVETPGASTLLFITTAHVFARFISILNIHAGVKTGHQPDTKQLLPALGSFKPTFLLAVPRVFEKVYNSAEQKAEAGGKGKIFRAAAHTAIEHSRLLQEGRKVPFGTKIKFTLFDKLVYSKLRTAMGGNVTYAVSGSAPLGPRLGHFFHSLGVTILEGYGLTETTAPATVNLANKSKIGTVGPVLPGIGIRLAEDGEVEVRGINVFKEYWRNPEATAAAFDDDWFKTGDLGAFDDEGFLTITGRKKEIIVTAGGKNVAPAALEDPIRANPIVGQVVVVGDQKPFISALITLDPEMLPTWLSNNGLAADMPLTEAAKNDAVRAEVQRAIDEANKHVSRAESIRKFTILPTEWTEASGHLTPKMSIKRNVILTDFAGDIEEIYAVPVNTTNVSLS from the coding sequence GTGATCCAATTCGAAGTCCCCGCGATCGTCCCCGCCGATCCGCAGGCGAACATCACCGATCTCCTCGTCGAGCGCGTCAAGCAGACGCCCGACCTCGCGCTGTTCTCGGTCCCCGACGGGGAGGGCTGGCGCGACATCACCGCCGCCGAGTTCCAGAAGCAGGTGGTCGCACTCGCGAAAGGCTTCGCAGCCGCCGGCATCGAGCCCGGCGACAAGGTGGGCTTCATCGCCCGCACGACGTACGACTGGACTCTGGTCGACTTCGCGCTGTTCTATGCCGGCGCGGTCATGGTCCCGATCTACGAGACCAGCTCGCCCGCGCAGATCTCGTGGAACCTCTCGGACTCGGGCGCCATCGCCGTCATCACCGAGTCCCCCGACCACACGGCGCGCGTCGCCGAGGTCCGGGGCGAACTGCCGCTGATCCGTTCGGCCTGGGAGATGCACTCCGGCGACCTCGACAAGCTCGTCGCCGAGGGCGCCTCGGTGTCGGACGACGAGATCGAGCGCCGCCGCAACATCGCCGTCGGCGCCGACATCGCGACACTCATCTACACGTCGGGATCCACCGGCCGCCCGAAGGGCTGCGTCCTCACGCACAGCAACTTCGTCGAGCTGTCGCGCAACTCGGCCAAGGCGCTGCACGAGGTCGTCGAGACTCCCGGCGCCTCGACGCTGCTGTTCATCACGACGGCGCACGTCTTCGCCCGCTTCATCTCCATCCTCAACATCCACGCGGGTGTCAAGACGGGTCACCAGCCCGACACCAAGCAGCTCCTCCCCGCGCTCGGCTCGTTCAAGCCCACCTTCCTGCTGGCCGTGCCGCGCGTGTTCGAGAAGGTGTACAACTCGGCCGAGCAGAAGGCAGAGGCCGGCGGCAAGGGCAAGATCTTCCGCGCCGCCGCGCACACCGCGATCGAGCACTCGCGGCTGCTGCAGGAGGGCCGGAAGGTGCCGTTCGGCACGAAGATCAAGTTCACGCTGTTCGACAAGCTCGTCTACAGCAAGCTGCGCACGGCGATGGGCGGCAACGTCACCTACGCCGTGTCGGGTTCAGCGCCGCTCGGCCCCCGCCTCGGGCACTTCTTCCACAGCCTGGGCGTCACGATCCTCGAAGGCTACGGCCTCACCGAGACGACCGCGCCGGCGACCGTCAACCTCGCCAACAAGTCGAAGATCGGCACCGTCGGACCCGTGCTCCCCGGCATCGGCATCCGGCTCGCCGAGGACGGCGAGGTCGAGGTGCGCGGCATCAACGTCTTCAAGGAGTACTGGCGCAATCCCGAGGCGACCGCGGCGGCGTTCGACGACGACTGGTTCAAGACGGGCGACCTGGGCGCCTTCGACGACGAGGGCTTCCTCACGATCACCGGTCGCAAGAAGGAGATCATCGTGACCGCCGGAGGCAAGAACGTCGCCCCCGCCGCGCTCGAGGACCCGATCCGCGCCAACCCGATCGTCGGCCAGGTGGTCGTCGTGGGCGATCAGAAGCCGTTCATCTCGGCACTGATCACGCTCGACCCCGAGATGCTGCCGACGTGGCTGTCGAACAACGGCCTCGCGGCCGACATGCCGCTCACCGAGGCCGCCAAGAACGACGCCGTCCGCGCCGAGGTGCAGCGCGCGATCGACGAGGCCAACAAGCACGTCTCGCGCGCCGAGTCGATCCGCAAGTTCACGATCCTGCCCACCGAGTGGACCGAGGCGAGCGGACACCTGACGCCCAAGATGAGCATCAAGCGCAATGTGATCCTCACCGACTTCGCCGGCGACATCGAGGAGATCTACGCCGTGCCGGTGAACACGACGAACGTCTCGCTCAGCTGA
- the def gene encoding peptide deformylase, translated as MAVRPIRLFGDPVLKSVCAPIEGIDDGVRALVRDLLDTVELPGRAGVAAPQIGVGVRAFSYNIDGDIGYVLNPVLVEVSGEPEPIGEGCLSVPGLWHDAVRYPWAKVVGIDLDGNEIVLEGEGLLAQALQHETDHLDGTLYLDRLTPEERRVAMREIRESDWF; from the coding sequence ATGGCAGTCCGTCCCATCCGCCTGTTCGGCGACCCCGTCCTGAAGTCCGTGTGCGCCCCGATCGAGGGGATCGATGACGGCGTGCGTGCGCTCGTGCGCGACCTGCTCGACACCGTCGAGCTGCCCGGCCGCGCCGGCGTGGCGGCCCCGCAGATCGGCGTCGGCGTACGCGCGTTCAGCTACAACATCGACGGCGACATCGGGTACGTGCTCAACCCCGTGCTGGTCGAGGTGTCGGGCGAGCCCGAGCCGATCGGCGAAGGGTGCCTGTCGGTGCCCGGTCTCTGGCACGACGCGGTGCGGTACCCGTGGGCCAAGGTCGTCGGCATCGACCTCGACGGCAACGAGATCGTGCTCGAGGGGGAGGGGCTGCTCGCCCAGGCCCTGCAGCACGAGACCGACCATCTCGACGGCACGCTCTACCTCGATCGCCTCACGCCCGAGGAGCGCCGCGTCGCGATGCGCGAGATCCGGGAGTCCGACTGGTTCTGA